One genomic region from Methanosarcinales archaeon encodes:
- a CDS encoding CoA transferase, whose amino-acid sequence MNQELIKVDWLKGIKVLLIAHYIPGPLAAYLLKCLGAEVVKCEPPFYDYMRQLPPFIKGKKGKMSAYFRALNAGFKNVVVDFKNEDGVEVLKDLIIASDILIDGNRANYLNKVLGEAVSNINPDIIHIPITAYGLKGPMRDIAGHDNNILSLAGTLSYSSVSAQGTPSIFSAQLADITSGYIAAIIAISSILGKRNSDSNVEIGTVDASMLHAAFFLNQIYIAGMNTTEKPPAPGKELLNGGLPNYTMYLTQDEKSIFFGPIEPNLFKNFCKTTCREDLMSLLNKDNSKLYDELTRLFKSKSLKEWEDLLHNCDCCFTRVNNLKEAINDPQIKDLGLITEVEDEAYGTLSLTGFPAGFTENSLQPDFTEPAPEPGEHTHEILKDLLSYNSEKIEKLIRSKAVYK is encoded by the coding sequence ATGAATCAAGAACTCATCAAGGTAGATTGGCTAAAAGGAATAAAGGTTCTGTTAATTGCTCATTATATACCCGGGCCATTGGCAGCGTATCTCTTAAAATGCCTTGGTGCAGAGGTAGTCAAATGTGAACCTCCCTTTTATGACTATATGCGCCAGCTTCCTCCATTCATAAAAGGCAAAAAAGGAAAAATGAGTGCCTATTTCAGAGCTTTGAATGCAGGGTTTAAAAATGTTGTAGTAGATTTTAAAAATGAAGACGGTGTGGAAGTTTTAAAAGATTTAATTATAGCTTCTGACATTCTAATTGATGGAAACAGAGCAAATTATCTAAATAAAGTTCTGGGAGAGGCAGTCAGTAATATCAATCCGGATATAATCCATATACCTATTACTGCCTATGGATTAAAAGGGCCGATGAGAGATATTGCCGGCCATGATAACAATATTCTCTCATTAGCAGGAACATTAAGTTATTCATCCGTCAGTGCCCAAGGTACACCGTCTATATTTTCGGCTCAATTGGCAGATATTACTTCTGGTTATATAGCTGCAATCATAGCTATCAGTTCTATATTAGGTAAGAGAAATAGCGATAGTAATGTAGAGATAGGCACAGTTGATGCATCGATGTTACATGCAGCGTTCTTCTTAAACCAGATTTATATTGCAGGAATGAATACTACTGAGAAACCGCCTGCTCCTGGTAAAGAATTACTGAATGGGGGTTTGCCAAATTATACGATGTACTTAACGCAGGACGAAAAATCAATTTTCTTTGGTCCGATTGAACCTAATCTGTTCAAAAATTTCTGCAAAACAACATGTAGAGAAGATTTAATGAGCCTATTGAATAAGGATAACTCAAAACTTTATGATGAACTGACAAGACTCTTTAAATCAAAAAGCCTTAAAGAGTGGGAAGATCTCTTGCATAATTGTGATTGCTGTTTCACACGAGTAAATAATCTGAAAGAGGCTATAAACGACCCGCAAATAAAGGACCTTGGGCTGATTACAGAAGTTGAAGATGAAGCTTATGGAACACTGTCATTAACAGGTTTCCCTGCAGGTTTTACCGAAAACAGCTTACAGCCTGATTTTACAGAACCTGCACCAGAACCAGGGGAACATACGCATGAAATACTTAAAGATCTTTTAAGTTATAATTCTGAAAAAATTGAAAAATTAATTCGTAGTAAAGCTGTTTATAAATAA